The following are encoded in a window of Longibacter salinarum genomic DNA:
- a CDS encoding TlpA family protein disulfide reductase: MIALALSISACGESSSASKPVQSVIQGHITVDANVSGATDFSGFEILVVRPDGRSLDTLGRAETARDGAYSAVVTAPERGIYPLVIRRRGNVLLRTDYVVADKDTASMNIAFPFTGNYVPIRSVENSALVAYRNTMGLHRQRLMQRLQNDAYSENNVSMNVRQTSSILWGMRENYSGTYAAQIASVESLALLESWNDSLVVVRAGQIEPANPRFVTAGRIARRAEARRNGQEAAVKLLGDFKTRASTDEQRAALQAELVRTYIDSLQEEEALAAADDLADEFDDSEWADWADRARYEVENLLPGKPAPDMDVRTVQGESLRLDDYEGYLVVLEFYHPSDDMYQRQIPTRNALYEATRTDSVAFISVSLEPDSLLNRAFFDGRTLPGKHVIAGDGGEDPIVESYNIGTVPTRYLIDRDGSIVDKYPGATFFSLQDAITERLSARPNRRISPQTPSATSSPPASR, from the coding sequence GTGATCGCGCTGGCGCTATCGATTTCTGCCTGCGGCGAATCATCGTCTGCTTCCAAGCCGGTGCAGAGCGTGATTCAAGGTCACATTACCGTCGATGCGAACGTTAGCGGAGCAACGGATTTTAGTGGATTCGAGATTCTGGTTGTTCGCCCGGACGGTCGGTCTCTGGATACTCTTGGGCGGGCGGAAACAGCGAGAGATGGCGCGTACTCGGCCGTGGTCACAGCACCGGAGCGTGGCATCTACCCGCTCGTCATACGCCGCCGGGGCAACGTGCTTCTGCGCACCGACTATGTTGTTGCAGACAAGGACACGGCGTCGATGAACATCGCCTTTCCGTTTACGGGCAACTACGTTCCCATTCGCTCGGTAGAAAACTCCGCTCTTGTTGCGTACCGCAACACGATGGGGCTTCATCGGCAGCGTCTCATGCAGCGTTTGCAGAACGACGCGTATTCGGAGAACAATGTCTCGATGAACGTTCGTCAAACGAGCAGTATTCTCTGGGGAATGCGAGAGAACTATTCCGGCACCTACGCCGCGCAGATCGCCTCGGTCGAGTCGCTCGCACTACTCGAGTCGTGGAATGACTCGCTCGTCGTCGTTCGGGCAGGACAGATCGAGCCGGCCAATCCGCGGTTCGTGACCGCAGGACGCATCGCCCGCCGGGCAGAGGCGCGACGTAACGGGCAGGAGGCGGCCGTAAAGCTGCTGGGCGACTTCAAAACGCGGGCCTCGACGGACGAGCAGCGAGCCGCTCTGCAAGCTGAACTCGTGCGGACGTACATCGATAGCCTCCAAGAAGAAGAAGCGCTTGCGGCTGCCGACGACCTCGCTGATGAGTTTGACGATTCCGAGTGGGCCGATTGGGCTGACCGAGCTCGCTACGAGGTGGAAAACCTGTTGCCTGGCAAGCCCGCTCCGGACATGGATGTGAGAACCGTTCAGGGCGAGTCGCTCCGCCTCGACGATTACGAGGGATATCTCGTCGTACTCGAGTTCTATCATCCGTCGGACGATATGTATCAGCGGCAGATTCCGACGCGCAATGCGCTGTACGAAGCAACCCGAACCGATTCTGTCGCCTTCATCTCGGTGTCGCTCGAACCAGACTCTTTGTTGAATCGGGCATTCTTCGACGGCCGAACCCTTCCCGGCAAACATGTTATTGCGGGCGATGGGGGAGAAGACCCGATCGTCGAGTCGTACAACATTGGCACGGTGCCCACGCGCTACCTCATCGATCGAGATGGTTCAATCGTTGATAAATACCCGGGGGCAACGTTCTTCTCTCTACAGGATGCCATCACCGAGCGATTGAGCGCTCGTCCCAATCGACGAATTAGTCCCCAAACGCCCTCGGCAACCTCGTCTCCTCCGGCCTCGCGCTAA
- a CDS encoding class I SAM-dependent methyltransferase: MGTLAYIKNFIRDRDVAAITPSSKFLVKRVCKWIDFDTPRRIVEYGPGTGVFSKYLLEHMHEDSELIMIEGNASFVESLRAFSEPDPRAVVVHDRAENVRKILDDRGLEYADYVLSGIPFSFLDDDVKHQLISRTKDVLKDDGKFLVYQNYNHMEKPLRRHFDTVKREYELLNVPPMFAYEALK, encoded by the coding sequence ATGGGTACACTCGCCTACATCAAGAACTTCATCCGGGACCGTGATGTCGCTGCCATCACACCGTCCTCGAAGTTTCTCGTTAAGCGCGTGTGCAAGTGGATTGATTTCGACACCCCGCGTCGGATCGTAGAATATGGGCCAGGTACCGGTGTATTCAGCAAGTACCTGCTCGAACACATGCATGAGGACTCCGAGTTGATTATGATCGAGGGGAACGCCTCGTTCGTTGAATCTCTGCGTGCATTTTCGGAGCCGGATCCTCGTGCGGTGGTTGTTCACGATCGAGCCGAGAACGTCCGTAAGATTTTGGACGATCGAGGGCTGGAATATGCCGACTATGTGCTTTCTGGTATTCCGTTTTCCTTTCTGGACGACGACGTCAAGCATCAGCTGATTAGCCGGACGAAAGATGTGCTAAAGGATGACGGGAAGTTTCTCGTCTACCAAAATTACAACCACATGGAGAAGCCGCTTCGGCGGCACTTCGACACGGTAAAACGTGAATACGAGTTGCTGAATGTACCTCCGATGTTCGCGTACGAAGCACTGAAGTAG
- the tpiA gene encoding triose-phosphate isomerase produces MLIAGNWKMNTDVDSGTELAADIAAAVKKSDLGTVALAVCPPYVSLTSVREALGETSVALGAQNVHHEDEGAFTGEVSAKMLLSAGCSHVIVGHSERREYFSESNQDIQQKVAQARANGLVPILCVGETKAERDAGDAKNVVEQQLRGGLAGVDFGAPDDLVIAYEPVWAIGTGDTATPDQANEMHAFIRGLLDDLYSSAFADDVHILYGGSMKPHNAEELLSQPDVDGGLVGGASLDAESFIAIAEHGASIQAGA; encoded by the coding sequence ATGCTGATTGCCGGAAACTGGAAGATGAATACCGACGTCGACAGCGGCACGGAGCTCGCCGCTGATATCGCCGCCGCTGTGAAAAAAAGCGACCTTGGGACGGTCGCCCTCGCCGTGTGTCCGCCATATGTTAGCCTGACGTCTGTCAGAGAGGCACTTGGCGAAACGAGCGTCGCCTTAGGAGCACAGAACGTGCATCATGAGGACGAGGGTGCGTTTACCGGTGAGGTGTCGGCGAAGATGTTGCTTTCAGCCGGCTGTAGTCACGTTATTGTCGGCCACTCCGAGCGAAGGGAATACTTTAGCGAGTCGAACCAGGATATTCAGCAGAAGGTTGCTCAGGCACGAGCGAACGGCCTCGTACCCATCCTCTGCGTGGGGGAAACGAAAGCGGAGCGAGACGCGGGGGACGCAAAGAACGTTGTTGAACAGCAATTGCGCGGTGGGCTGGCCGGCGTAGACTTCGGCGCTCCCGACGACCTTGTGATTGCGTATGAACCAGTGTGGGCGATCGGGACGGGGGACACCGCGACGCCGGATCAGGCGAATGAAATGCACGCGTTTATCCGTGGCCTCCTCGATGATTTGTACAGCAGCGCGTTTGCCGATGACGTGCACATCCTGTATGGCGGCAGTATGAAGCCACATAACGCCGAGGAATTGTTGAGCCAGCCGGATGTGGACGGTGGGCTGGTCGGTGGCGCAAGCCTGGACGCCGAGAGCTTCATTGCAATCGCAGAGCACGGCGCGTCCATTCAGGCCGGTGCCTGA